From a single Eleginops maclovinus isolate JMC-PN-2008 ecotype Puerto Natales chromosome 2, JC_Emac_rtc_rv5, whole genome shotgun sequence genomic region:
- the tgm2l gene encoding protein-glutamine gamma-glutamyltransferase 2 gives MANHNGLITDVDLRSHENNLVHRTREIDRERLIVRRGQSFSITLQCYKSLPPKHHLELILHLGSKDELVIKVQNGRGAGVKWWFKQQRVQDEMLLTLHSPADAIIGHYHMTVLMMSPDGHILEKTDTFSFHLLFNPWCKDDVVYLPDESLLQEYVMNEDGIIFMGTWDNINSIPWNYGQFEDYVMDICFEVLDNSKDALKNSEVDIKQRYDPIYVSRMVTAMVNSNGDRGVLTGRWDDSYSGGVAPNKWTGSVPILQQWSKAGARAIKYGQCWVFAAVACTVLRCLGIPTRLITNFSSAHDVDANLSIDVLLNEKLESLDGRNKRDSSWNFHCWVESWMKRDDLPKGNDGWQVLDPTPQEFSDGEFRCGPCPVTAIKEGNLGVKYDTPFVFAEVNADIVYWIVHEDDQRQRIRVDQASVGRNISTKSVYGDYRDDVTQHYKYSEGSKKEREVYEKAGHRVTEPTNEITEQGQLKLSIKPSRPVLGTDFDVIVEVKNEEAREAHAQLTILVTAVTYSSLHQGECKRQTMSVTVPAHKAHKEVLRLHYDDYVGCVRDHHLIRVKALLEAPGENEPIMAMANIPMSMPELLVEVPGKAVVWKQATAFISFTNPLPVPLKSGVFTVEGAGLLSATEIYVKGAIAPGQKVSVKLSFSPLRKGVRKLLVDFDSDRLKDVKGVATVIVRRI, from the exons ATGGCCAACCACAATG GTTTGATTACTGATGTGGATCTGAGGAGTCATGAAAACAACTTGGTTCATCGCACCAGGGAGATTGATAGGGAGCGCCTGATTGTCCGCAGGGGTCAGTCCTTTTCCATAACTTTACAGTGCTACAAGTCTTTGCCCCCGAAACACCATCTCGAACTGATCCTGCACCTTG GAAGTAAAGACGAGTTGGTGATAAAAGTTCAGAACGGCCGTGGGGCCGGGGTCAAGTGGTGGTTTAAGCAGCAGAGAGTGCAGGATGAAATGTTGCTAACTCTGCACAGTCCAGCGGACGCTATCATTGGCCATTACCACATGACTGTGTTGATGATGTCACCTGATGGACACATTTTAGAGAAAACGGATACATTCAGTTTCCACCTGCTCTTTAACCCTTGGTGCAAAG ATGATGTAGTGTACCTTCCTGATGAGAGTCTCCTTCAGGAGTATGTTATGAATGAAGATGGGATCATATTCATGGGCACCTGGGATAACATCAACAGTATTCCCTGGAATTATGGACAG TTTGAGGACTATGTGATGGACATCTGTTTTGAAGTCCTTGATAATTCCAAGGATGCCCTGAAAAACTCAGAAGTGGACATTAAGCAGAGATATGACCCTATCTACGTCAGCCGGATGGTGACTGCAATG GTGAACTCTAATGGAGATAGGGGAGTGTTGACCGGTCGCTGGGACGACTCGTACAGTGGCGGAGTCGCACCAAACAAATGGACCGGCAGTGTGCCGATCCTCCAACAGTGGAGCAAGGCCGGGGCAAGAGCGATCAAATATGGCCAGTGCTGGGTGTTTGCTGCCGTCGCCTGCACAG TGCTGCGCTGTCTGGGAATCCCAACACGCCTCATAACCAACTTTTCTTCAGCACATGATGTTGATGCAAACCTCTCAATAGATGTCCTGCTGAATGAAAAACTGGAAAGCCTTGACGGGAGAAACAAGAGAGACAGTAGCTG GAACTTCCACTGTTGGGTCGAATCCTGGATGAAGAGAGATGATCTCCCCAAAGGAAATGATGGCTGGCAGGTTTTGGACCCCACCCCTCAAGAATTTAGTGATG GTGAGTTTCGCTGTGGTCCGTGTCCAGTGACAGCCATCAAGGAGGGAAATCTGGGAGTTAAGTATGACACTCCTTTCGTATTTGCTGAGGTGAATGCAGACATCGTCTACTGGATCGTCCATGAAGATGACCAGCGGCAGAGG ATCAGAGTGGATCAGGCAAGTGTGGGGAGGAACATCAGCACCAAAAGTGTTTATGGCGACTACAGAGATGATGTCACTCAACACTATAAATATTCAGAAG GCtcaaagaaggagagagaggtgtACGAGAAGGCGGGACACCGGGTCACAGAGCCGACCAATGAGATCACAGAACAAGGACAACTGAAGCTGTCAATCAAGCCTTCCAGGCCTGTACTTGGGACAGACTTTGATGTGATTGTTGAG GTGAAGAATGAAGAAGCCAGAGAAGCTCATGCTCAGCTCACCATTCTGGTCACGGCTGTAACTTACAGTTCTCTACACCAGGGAGAGTgcaaaagacaaacaatgagTGTGACGGTGCCAGCTCACAAAG CCCACAAGGAAGTGCTGCGTCTGCACTATGATGACTATGTTGGGTGTGTTCGCGATCATCATCTGATCAGGGTGAAAGCCTTGCTAGAGGCTCCAGGGGAGAATGAACCCATCATGGCTATGGCCAACATCCCGATGAGTATGCCTGAACTACTTGTAGAG GTGCCTGGGAAGGCTGTAGTATGGAAACAAGCGACTGCCTTCATCTCCTTTACCAATCCTCTACCAGTTCCTCTGAAGAGTGGCGTGTTCACTGTGGAGGGGGCCGGCCTTCTGTCTGCCACTGAGATCTATGTTAA agggGCTATAGCTCCAGGCCAGAAAGTGTCGGTCAAGCTCTCGTTCTCTCCCTTGCGGAAAGGGGTCAGGAAGCTACTGGTGGACTTTGACTCAGACAGGCTGAAGGATGTGAAGGGAGTTGCCACTGTGATTGTCCGCAGAATATAA